The genomic DNA cctggcttcactcaccaggacttttcttctgcctggcttcacttaccaggactttcattttgcctaacatcccagttaggacttcccagtcaagtatccagtcaaccttgacctacttgacttttcttcaatcaatatcttattgtcaaacatctaaacccaaaccaagactcagcttggttacccaggtcaaccttgacctgagggatattgcaccaacagacatTGGCCAGTTGTGGAATTTTGCCAATAAATTTTCTTGAACATAGACTGTATACATGTCATTGATAAGAATGTATAGGCATAATGTGACAACAATACATGACTGATCAGAGATCTTAGTCCCTCAATCCCGTCATAGCTCGCAAGAGGGAGGCGGAGTTACCTACAACAGAAGGTAATCCTTAATTTGAAAGTCATCGGAGATAGACTTTGCCACTGGGGGTAATTATTGATGGTATCATATTGGGAATGAGTTGGCATTTAcaagaaaattattgcaaatgttAAATCCCGACTAGCTGTCTGGGCTGCCTCAGCTCTGAGTCAATTTACTTCATATAAATTGGTCCCTGGAGAAGTAGTATTTACACCCATCGTGCAAATGAGAATGGTCAACTTAATTCTGAATATTACTGAAATGATGTCTCCTCCTAATATTGCTGGAACATTAAATAAATTATGTAGTTATTCCTCAACATCCCTTTTGTCATCCACTTTTTGTTACATTCCTACTTTCACTGTTAAATTCCTTATCTTCTGTGTATGATTTATATTTAGTTTGTCAGTCCTATAGGTAGTAATTGTTATGATGTTTCTATTTGCAGTCTAAACAACGTTTTGTATGTCGAAGATTGCATCATATAGCTATGAGGTTAGCATGATCGTCTCCTGTAATTATCACAGTTAAATCTTATTCAGCTcagttaacatttttttttttggtttatttACTTGCTGATGTCAACTAAAATCAGGGCATGTGCAGTCAATAGGAGATTTTTGTATGGTTCTATTTCTTTACTTCCAGCTACATCTGTTTTCAGTGTAAGTAAATGGtgaaactgatttttttttttggtttagtaACATATATAAATCCACAAGTTTAAAAAGAAAGTTTACTTGGACACAGATATGTCCTCAAAGTGACCTTGCTCTGTCTCTAGGAATTACTTTTGGGTACTAGGAACATTAGTGGTTCCATTTAACACATGATATTGCCGTACTCGATGTAttatgacaaaaaaaaattgttcatCTTTGCATATGATTTACACTCGATACATCACTAGTTCATATTCATTTGTAAACTTCTTTCTTATAGACACAACAATAGAAGGAAAAAAGTATCCTAATTACTGTGGGATTAAATACCTTTCTTTCGTCTTCAAGCTAAGTCATGTTTCTTTCAATTGTTTAGCAATTATATGTATTTTATCATTTATATAAAACTATATCACGAGTAACCTACCGTCGTGGAATTCCATCAGATGGAACATTACAATTCAGCAAGATTGACTGATAGAAAATTACCATTGAGCTTTAATGTAACACAAAAATTATTTGCACCAGATGATATTTTCTTCCTACAATAAATTTCACATCTTGAACCCTTGTGCCGGCAATGAATCCATTAAAATCTATGGTAATTCCACTGTCATCCGCTTATGAAGCTTATTAGTGGCAGTAAATCGCCCATATTCTTGCCACAACCTTCCTAGATCGTAACAAGGTTGCTTCTACGGAATGGGCTCCTCTGAACAAGGTTTATATGCCCTGTACAATTTTCTGCCGCCACCTTATTATTTGAATATCATTCACTCAAATTCAGAAGGAAAGCAAATAGTTACAACTTATACCTGTGGGAGAGGATTAATGCTTGATTGTTGCATATGTTACTCCAGATATTGTTTGACAATAAAATATGGAGAGGATTAGTTGCTGAGGATTTATGATAGGTAATTTTATGACTTTAAATTCTCATCGTTTGACTGGCTGTAAAGGAAGTACCAAGTGATGCACATATATGAAGGCAATCGATTTTATTTTATTGGCCGGCATGGACATCCGCCGGCGACTATTCTGCTAATAGCAGCTGATCAATCATACAAGCCTAAGCGTACCGGCGTGCCGGTTTGAGGGATCCAATCATCTCCCTGTATGAAGGGCGTCGGGGTGAAGTTGACTGCGTCGTTCCGGCTGATCACCTTGAAGCCCGGCCATTTGACGCGCTTCGAGGTGTCCGCGCCAGCTCCCCTGTTCCCGTACTCCGCGTAGTAAAGTGTTTTGAGGGCGAAGTCGCCGTCCCACGGCATGTACCCCTCGGGACTGATGAAATCTCCGATGTCGGACTCCATGACCACAGTGCGGGAGAACTCCTTCCAGGGACGGCCGATGTAGCTGGGGATCTTGCCGACTGCCGCCACGAGATCGGGCTCGGCGGTGAACTGGCTGTTGTGGACCACGAACCCCGTGTCATCGTAGATGCATGCGCGCCCCTGCGCCAGCACGACGTTCTGCTGGTTGTCGAGGGGGCGCCGCAAGCTGAAGATGCAATTCTGGAAGATGGCGGCGGCGTTGCCGAAGATGAAGTCGATGGTGCCGAGGATGACGCACCCGCGGTAGAACTGACGGTGGTTGTAAGCGTAGAGCGTGTCCTGGTACGCCTCGATGCAGCAGTTGAGGAAGATGGCGCGGTCCGACTGAACCAGGAGGGCCACCGCCTGGTGCTTCGCTGCGCCCGCCGTGTTTTGGAAGCCGATCGCTATTGCAATGAATCCGTCCCCGATCGCCGCTTAATTATAGTCCCACCACACAATTAAATTCATCATTAATCTTAACCAAAAAAGCGGTAATTACGATCGGGTGCTTACCAAAGGTGGCGGTTTCAGATGTCTGGGTGCCGTCGACGAAGTTCTTGCTTCCGGTGATCACGCTCTTCCTCGAGCCGTCACCGTACATGGTGACGTTGATCATGTTCGTGTCCACCACCACCTGCTCCTCGTACACGCCTTCTTTCACGTAGATCAGATACCTTCATCGATTTCCAAGAGCACATTAAATATTTCTAATTAACAGGGGATCTAGAGAGACAGAGATGAAGCTACCGGCCGTTGTAGGATCTTGGTATTTTAGCAAGCGCCTCGGAAATGGTCTTCAAGTCTCCGCTTCCGTCCTTGGCCACTGTTACGTTAGGGGTCAGCTGCTTGACTGCGCCGCCGAGGAGAAACTGTTTGACGTCGCCGTCGCGAAGCCAGTTGGGAGCCCCATCCTCCTCGATCAATCGGTCCTTGGCGAGGAGACGCCGGCTGCTGCTCCCGCCGCCGATTTTGATGAGCGAAAGGAACGAGGACAAGCGGCCCACGATGGCCAAAGCGTTGCATGTCAGCTGCTTGGCGGTGGTCATGGCGGCCAGTATCTTGTCCTTTTGCTCCCCGTCAGGGAAGCCGTCGATGCAGGTCTCTTGGTAAGTGGCGGCCGCGCTGAGCCAGTTCTTGAGCTCGTGCACCTGCTCCGGGAGCTGGTTCAGGTGGTAAGCGTCGATGGCATTCAGCGCGCTGTTGAGCTCCGCCACCTGCTTTTGGCAGACCTCCACGGCGCTCTTTACCGCCATCGTCCCGATCGTGTCGGAGTGGTCGAATGCTTTGCCGACCTCGTCAACAATGATGGCTACAGTAGCACGGACGAGGTCTTTAGGAGTAGACGTTGAGTTGACTGCGTCTTTCAATTTGGATTCACAGACAGTGCGGTTGTCGGACAGCGAGCAGAGGATTTGAACGGCGTTGGGAACTTGAAATTCTTTGGTGGAGTTGGAGGAGGACAAGgtcgaggaagaggaggaagatttAAGGGAGGAggcggagaaggaggaggaagaagaagaagcagaattgGCAATGGCAGCTGCCGTGCAAACGGCGAGAACGAGGATCACTGAGACGGCAATCATCATGAGCTTGCGGCGGTGTGGGATTAAGAAACAAGTCGGCAAACTGTATATATATAATGTTGTATCGATGTTGTTTAATGTACTTTTACCTATCTTATTCTAGGTAAAAGTTCCcctatatgcttatgcttatgctctacTAGAGAATTATTGGTGCGAAAATTTAAAAGGTTATATCGAGTAGAAGAATAAGTGGCATTATCGATCAACCAATTTTAAGAGAAAGATGGGTTGGAGTTGATGGCAGAAGAACAACAATGAATGGAGAGGCAACTTCAACAGGTGCATGCAGCAAACTATCCCAAGCTTATTTGTGTAAATCTCTTTGCATAATAATATTTGAGAAATAACCATTTTACATTCAACTAAGATGTAGAACTGCCTGTAACACTTTGGTACTACAAGAGATAATACTTTGTGTCTTCTTACAGGTACATAACAAGTCCTCATCTCTTTAGTGGGGATGCAGAAAAGGTATTGTGGCTTGTAAGAAATAAGACCAGATAGTCGTTCTCTTGTATACTCAATGAGATAGAATAC from Zingiber officinale cultivar Zhangliang chromosome 4A, Zo_v1.1, whole genome shotgun sequence includes the following:
- the LOC121972878 gene encoding pectinesterase-like, yielding MMIAVSVILVLAVCTAAAIANSASSSSSSFSASSLKSSSSSSTLSSSNSTKEFQVPNAVQILCSLSDNRTVCESKLKDAVNSTSTPKDLVRATVAIIVDEVGKAFDHSDTIGTMAVKSAVEVCQKQVAELNSALNAIDAYHLNQLPEQVHELKNWLSAAATYQETCIDGFPDGEQKDKILAAMTTAKQLTCNALAIVGRLSSFLSLIKIGGGSSSRRLLAKDRLIEEDGAPNWLRDGDVKQFLLGGAVKQLTPNVTVAKDGSGDLKTISEALAKIPRSYNGRYLIYVKEGVYEEQVVVDTNMINVTMYGDGSRKSVITGSKNFVDGTQTSETATFAAIGDGFIAIAIGFQNTAGAAKHQAVALLVQSDRAIFLNCCIEAYQDTLYAYNHRQFYRGCVILGTIDFIFGNAAAIFQNCIFSLRRPLDNQQNVVLAQGRACIYDDTGFVVHNSQFTAEPDLVAAVGKIPSYIGRPWKEFSRTVVMESDIGDFISPEGYMPWDGDFALKTLYYAEYGNRGAGADTSKRVKWPGFKVISRNDAVNFTPTPFIQGDDWIPQTGTPVRLGLYD